In a genomic window of Callithrix jacchus isolate 240 chromosome 22, calJac240_pri, whole genome shotgun sequence:
- the KLK12 gene encoding kallikrein-12, with translation MGASILLFLCVLGLSQATTSKIFNGTECGTNSQPWQVGLFEGTRLHCGGVLIDRRWVLTAAHCSGRYWVRLGEHSLSKLDWTEQIRHSGFSVTYPGYQGASRNHEHDLRLLRLGLPARITSSVQPLPLPSDCATAGTKCHVSGWGITNHPWNPFPDVLQCLNLSIVSHGTCSDVYPGRITSNMVCAGGVKGQDACQGDSGGPLVCGGVLQGLVSWGSVGPCGQDGIPGVYTYVCKYVDWIRMIMRNN, from the exons ATGGGGGCCAGCATCCTTTTGTTCCTGTGTGTTCTTG GGCTCAGCCAGGCAACCACATCAAAGATTTTCAATGGCACCGAGTGTGGAACTAACTCACAGCCGTGGCAGGTGGGACTGTTTGAGGGCACCAGACTGCACTGCGGGGGTGTCCTTATCGACCGCAGGTGGGTCCTCACAGCGGCTCACTGCAGTGGCAG GTACTGGGTGCGCCTGGGGGAACACAGCCTCAGCAAACTCGACTGGACTGAGCAGATCCGGCACAGCGGCTTCTCCGTGACCTACCCCGGCTACCAGGGAGCCTCGAGGAACCACGAGCACGACCTCCGGCTTTTGCGGTTGGGCCTGCCCGCCCGCATAACCAGCAGTGTtcaacctctgcccctgcccagTGACTGTGCAACCGCCGGCACCAAGTGCCACGTATCAGGCTGGGGCATCACCAACCACCCGTGGA ACCCATTCCCGGATGTGCTTCAGTGCCTCAACCTCTCCATCGTCTCCCATGGCACCTGCAGTGACGTGTACCCCGGGAGAATCACGAGCAACATGGTGTGTGCAGGTGGTGTGAAGGGGCAGGACGCCTGTCAG GGGGACTCTGGGGGCCCCCTGGTGTGTGGCGGAGTCCTTCAGGGTCTGGTGTCCTGGGGGTCTGTGGGGCCTTGTGGACAAGATGGCATCCCTGGAGTCTACACCTATGTGTGCAAGTATGTGGACTGGATCCGGATGATCATGAGGAACAACTGA